TTTCTAAAAAGGTAGGCCCAAAGACTATTTATGGAACGGATCATCATTATTCCTGATATCCACTACCGGTTAACGGTGGTAAATACTATTCTCGAAAGGGAATATGCCAAGGCTGATAAAATCATCTTTCTCGGGGATTATTTTGATACACAAGATCATTCCCATGAATCGGCGGCTGTCACCTCCTTGTGGATAAAGGGGCTTTTGAATGATAAAAAGTGCGTATGCTTGCTGGGTAACCATGACATGCAGTATCTTTTTCCTAAAAATAATCATTTCCGGGTGAAGGGTTTTAATGCCAAGGCGGCCCGCATTATCAGTGAGATTTTCAAACCGACTGACTTGAATAAATTCTCGCTTTATTGGATATATAAAAAGTGGGTGATGAGCCATGCGGGCATCCACCCCGGATTTATTCCAGGAGGGAATATCCCCTTGCGCACACAGCTAGGACTCTTGTCGCGGAATGCATTTCGCGCAGCTCATGAAGGGCATTCCCACAGTTTTTTGGAGGCAGGATATGCCCGCCACGGCAGGGCGGCTTTTGGGGGGGTGACTTGGCTCGATTTTGAAGAGGAGTTTATGCCCATCAGGGGCCTGAATCAAATTGTAGGACATACCCGGGGGTTAAAAGTCAGATTTATCGAAGAAAAAGACTCCCGGAATTATTGTCTGGATGCCCAAGGCCGTTATTATGCTGTCTTAAACGAGAACCGCTTGCAGGTGAAGAAATTTGATTCTGATAAAATCATCAGAAATTCTGATATCAAAAAACTTGTCAGCAAAAAAAGGTTATGAGTTTGAAGGCCCCATCGCAGAATATCCTTATTTACGCAGACAGCGAAAAATCCGCGGACATGCTTTACGCCTGCGGTATTTTTGTTCCTGACCCTTTTATCTATTTCACCAGCAATGGCAGGTCG
The DNA window shown above is from Verrucomicrobiota bacterium and carries:
- a CDS encoding aminopeptidase P family protein codes for the protein MSLKAPSQNILIYADSEKSADMLYACGIFVPDPFIYFTSNGRSFMVVGDLEIDRARATAKADEILPLAKIQDRLKRIKKIKK
- a CDS encoding metallophosphoesterase, whose amino-acid sequence is MERIIIIPDIHYRLTVVNTILEREYAKADKIIFLGDYFDTQDHSHESAAVTSLWIKGLLNDKKCVCLLGNHDMQYLFPKNNHFRVKGFNAKAARIISEIFKPTDLNKFSLYWIYKKWVMSHAGIHPGFIPGGNIPLRTQLGLLSRNAFRAAHEGHSHSFLEAGYARHGRAAFGGVTWLDFEEEFMPIRGLNQIVGHTRGLKVRFIEEKDSRNYCLDAQGRYYAVLNENRLQVKKFDSDKIIRNSDIKKLVSKKRL